One Triplophysa rosa linkage group LG9, Trosa_1v2, whole genome shotgun sequence genomic window carries:
- the zmp:0000001006 gene encoding H-2 class II histocompatibility antigen, A-F beta chain: MQAFMLIVAFAEIILGADEHAFQQFIECSFNNEGQVDRLWKYGYDGKDMMHIDLVNQAVVATSEPGERLAEERQSKEYIKRKEDKLKMVCSAVKTVFLLSNNSLSKAVKPDVFLSSGGKKEEEYLKCAVRGFYPNVIRVRWTQTGRPIYYGVSTTRILPHRDGRFQITSYLSLRNISAHGVTCEIEHLSINEKLRIIYEKKSRFLSAFTEPVFLAAVVFLLGFVLSVCLTLSVSWIWEHKRKPHQDDSHDTSADSDTSMNLMNVLQET, translated from the exons ATGCAGGCTTTTATGCTAATCGTTGCTTTTGCTGAAATCATCCTTGGTGCAG ACGAACATGCATTTCAGCAGTTCATTGAGTGCTCCTTTAACAATGAAGGTCAAGTTGATCGTTTATGGAAATATGGGTATGATGGCAAAGACATGATGCATATTGATTTAGTAAACCAGGCTGTCGTTGCTACCAGTGAACCCGGTGAACGTTTAGCAGAGGAGAGACAAAGCAAAGAATACATTAAGAGAAAAGAAGATAAACTAAAGATGGTGTGCTCTGCTGTGAAAACCGTTTTCCTGCTGTCCAACAACTCTCTGTCCAAGGCAG TCAAACCAGACGTGTTTCTGTCTTCTGGTggaaagaaagaagaagaaTATCTAAAATGTGCTGTGCGTGGCTTCTATCCAAATGTCATTCGAGTGCGTTGGACCCAGACAGGAAGACCAATTTATTATGGTGTATCAACAACCAGAATACTCCCTCACAGAGATGGCAGATTCCAGATAACCTCCTATCTTAGCCTCCGTAACATTAGTGCCCATGGCGTTACCTGTGAGATTGAACACTTAAGCATCAATGAGAAACTGAGAATAATTTATG AGAAGAAATCACGGTTTCTGTCAGCATTCACAGAACCTGTATTTTTGGCAGCGGTTGTCTTTCTGCTCGGGTTTGTATTATCAGTGTGTTTAACTCTATCAGTTAGTTGGATatgggaacacaaaagaaaaccaCATCAAGATGACTCCCATGACACGAGTGCTGATTCAGACACATCTATGAATTTGATGAATGTCTTACAGGAAACATGA
- the LOC130559031 gene encoding fibulin-7, whose protein sequence is MRINNKEAKSGYRRMNISYLRTIFFLLSVSSLHDCNDSALGCMDKNRAMAVLRQMEKFLKAQEVRFTEGLRIMKSKLTSLQNSVSKFPQSDQSSSQLSCPPLMAPAHGRKFGSKYLVGHEVHFTCSQGFRLVGLGTRVCQENGTWSGVTVICKDVSVCSSNPCQNGATCVETLNQYKCTCPHNWSGNHCQYQTQTAPPEWSVVNDPAFSRKPRCAKVDHAQHCSCDAGFHMSGTSDNSICQDVNECEVYKTERGGPLCAHACVNIPGSYHCSCPTGYKLLTDGRSCEDVDECLTQQHNCSRGTSCVNTGGGFQCDNPECPRSHANASYVKTSPFQCERNPCPMDSRSCPFAAKTISYHYLSLPTNLRTPATLFRMATATAPGRPGPDSLRFGIAGGGDARSLFVMQRSDRQTGELILVQPLQGPQELSVEVEMSEYADRTFQAKHLARVHLLVSSYEF, encoded by the exons ATGAGGATTAATAACAAGGAAGCGAAAAGTGGATATAGAAGAATGAATATATCATATTTACGCACGATTTTTTTCTTGCTGTCAGTTTCATCCTTGCATGACTGTAATGATTCGGCACTG GGTTGTATGGATAAGAACAGAGCGATGGCCGTACTGCGTCAGATGGAGAAGTTCCTCAAAGCACAGGAGGTCCGGTTTACAGAAGGGCTTCGGATTATGAAGTCCAAACTCACCAGTCTTCAAAACTCTGTGTCCAAGTTTCCACAATCAGACCAGTCCTCGT CTCAGCTCTCGTGTCCACCTCTGATGGCTCCGGCCCACGGGAGGAAGTTTGGCTCGAAATACCTGGTGGGCCATGAGGTCCATTTCACATGTTCTCAGGGTTTTCGCTTGGTGGGGTTGGGAACACGCGTGTGCCAGGAAAACGGCACCTGGAGCGGAGTCACCGTCATCTGTAAAG ATGTGAGCGTGTGCAGCAGTAACCCGTGTCAGAACGGTGCCACCTGCGTGGAGACCCTCAACCAGTACAAGTGCACCTGTCCACACAACTGGAGCGGAAACCACTGCCAGTATCAGACTCAAACAG CTCCTCCAGAATGGAGCGTTGTGAATGATCCGGCCTTCAGCCGCAAACCTCGCTGTGCAAAAGTGGACCATGCCCAGCACTGTAGCTGCGACGCTGGCTTTCACATGAGCGGAACCTCAGACAACAGCATCTGTCAGG ATGTGAATGAATGTGAGGTGTACAAGACCGAGCGTGGAGGACCTCTGTGTGCTCATGCCTGCGTAAACATCCCTGGATCTTATCACTGTTCCTGTCCCACCGGTTACAAACTGCTCACTGATGGAAGGAGCTGTGAGG ATGTGGACGAATGTCTTACGCAACAGCACAACTGCAGCCGCGGCACCAGCTGTGTTAACACCGGAGGAGGTTTCCAATGCGACAACCCCGAGTGCCCGCGCTCGCACGCCAACGCCAGCTATGTCAAGACCTCACCTTT CCAGTGCGAAAGAAACCCCTGTCCCATGGATAGCCGCTCCTGTCCGTTCGCCGCAAAGACCATCTCTTACCATTACCTATCCCTGCCCACCAATCTGCGCACCCCCGCCACCCTGTTCCGCATGGCCACTGCGACCGCTCCGGGAAGGCCGGGACCGGACAGCCTCCGTTTCGGCATCGCCGGAGGAGGTGACGCCAGGAGCTTATTCGTCATGCAGCGCTCAGACCGTCAAACCGGAGAGCTGATCCTGGTTCAGCCGTTACAAGGACCTCAGGAGCTCAGCGTGGAGGTAGAGATGTCCGAATATGCTGACCGCACCTTCCAAGCCAAACATCTGGCTCGAGTCCATCTTCTGGTTTCGTCCTATGAGTTCTGA